Within Roseibium sp. HPY-6, the genomic segment GGGCCTGAAGCTTCCCCCGCTATCAGGGCAGGAGCCCTCGCAGGGGTCATCCGATTTGATGTTGCGGTCGCCAAAACCACACCAGAGGCGATGATGACCGGGGCCGAGCGCCGTCTGAGCGCGGCACTCGACATGGTCACCCGACCGCTCAGTGAACAAACAGAGAGGCTTGTCATACCCTGGCTCTCCAGCACCGGGGCGGTTTACGATTTCCTGCGCTGGCAGTGGAGTGATTGGGCAGATCAGGTCTATCTCACCCGTCCTCAGATTGTCGCGCAGCACGCAAGGTTGCGGGAGGGGCGTGCTGGCTTGTCTGTTACATTCGACATTGTTGAAAACCGGGTCGGCTTGCGTCCCGGTGAACAGGAAGCAAGTTTCATTGCCCGGGTCGACCAGGGTATCGTCGACACCATGGCCGAGGCGGCCGCCATCGGACAATGGGCGGGACCGGGCCTCAACGCGGCACTTTGGCATCACCAGGTTATGACAACGGATGTCGGTCGGCTGGTTCACGTGCCTGCCACAGCGGATGCGGGTTCTGTCTTTGTTTCAGATCGTGCGGCTGGCTATGATGTTGTTGCAGCAGTCCCGGACAACGGCATCGTTCCGCGCGTATGGTGGCGGATCGATCCTGTCACCGGCGATACACTGGGAGTGGACGGGGCCGGACAAGGCGTTACGACGTTAGAGTACATTGAACTTGCTTTTTTAGTGCTCGACCTCTTCCTCTACGCCGACTGTATGTCCGGGCGCGCGCTCACAAACAACGCTGCAGACTGGATCGACAATCTGCCGCCTGCTGCTCGGGAAGCTGTAAATTCTGCCACTATCGGCTGGACACTCAGTCGCTTTGGCTTCAACGTCACGGATTTCGTGCGTCAGCCCGACCAGTTTATGGGGGGTATGCCCAGTTGGGTGCCGGGTATCGAGGAAAGCGACATCGATATGTCTGACCTCGACACATGGGACAACCCGGACAGCCCCGGCTTCGAGCGCCGATATAAGCTTTGTTTCTACGAGTTTGTTGGCAACCTGGTGATGGGTGAAGCGATAGGCTTTGGCCTCGGAATGCTTGCCAAGCGCCTTGGCGTGATTGCGCGCGGCGGCAGACGTGTAGTCGGGCGCAGCGCAGCAGAAGCAGTCGGTGCTGGAACCGATGCGGCTGCCGGCGCAGCACGAACTGCCGATGTACCAACATCAAACCCACGTGCCGACGCGGCGGGACGCAGCCCCGATCCCAATGCGTCCCCCCGAAGTGAGCCCCCCTCAACCACACGACGCGGAGACGGTTCCTCCCCTCCTCGTCAGGATAGTGGCCCGTCTGGGCGCCAACAGGCAGACGCTCCCGGTAGCGGGCGACGCAGCGAACCTGGCATTGGCCGCCGCCGCGGCTGCCTCGGCTGCGATGTGCCTCCGAAACCATCCGATTTTTCATCGAATGCAACCGACGCGGCGAACAAGGCCTATGATGACTTTGCCGGTATTCCGCCACGCGAGTGGAACGATTACCTCGACGACGTTGCTGAGCGCGGCTTTGTGGACCCCGATCCCCCTGGACCCATTGTCCAGCGTGCACCTGGTGAAGTCCCGCCGGCAAAAGCGCCGGACGCCCCGGCCGCAAGGGCCCCGGACGAGGTCAAAACCTACCAGACACGCACGCCCGATCCCCGCGTCAGTGATGACGAGCTTGTAGAGGGCATGGATGCACTGACCGATCAGTATGATCGGCGCGCAAAGGCCTACAACCTAACGCCAACACAAATTCGTTCCCTGGATCGTATGATGGGCTCCCCCGTTACTCGATCCGGCAGTGAAGGAGCTGCGCGCGAGATTAACGACACTTTGCGAAGAAGCGCCGAGCGGTTTCCGGAAGATGCGGCTGCCATCGGCCGGGAAAGGCTGGCACGCCAACGGATAAATGACATCGTGGATGACCTGAGACGGAACGACAAATCAATTCGCGAAGGGTCCGATTACGTTGCAGATGAACTTGTGCAATCGGCAAAAGCCCGTGCTGAAGGCCGCATCGCTGATGCCGCGCGGCATTTCTCAAACGCCAAGTCGCGAGGATCGAACGTTTATGCCCGCCATCTCCAGCCGAAGATTTGGAAGAATATCTATGACGATGCCGTTCGCCTTGGTGATGGAGCAGGTTTCACGCTGCGAGACTTTGTCACAAACGACCTCGGTCTTTTGTTTGAAGGAGGCCGCGCGCCTCGTCTCAGAGTGCCGGGCGGCAAGAATATGGGCGTGACACTTGAACACTTTGCGCCAAAAGCACGCGATCCGGGCCGCGCCCTTGATCCGACCAACTTGCTTTTCTCGTTGCGACGCGAAAATTCAGGCATGCTTGAAGCCATTCGCCATCGCTTGCCTGAAGCTTTCGGAGGTTACATCCCCAACCAGACCCGGCGCTGACATTCGTCCTGCGACCGCGACAGGGAAGACAGCTTCCGGATTTCGAAATGGTTCCGTCAAAGTTGCACGCACACGCAGCTTTGATCCTTTTTCTTTTGCGTCTTTCGTTTTGTCCTCGGGAATAATTCTAGATGGTTCCAAACGTCTGCTTCAGATCCGCCACTTGGTGCCCGGTCAGATAGCGTACCTTTCGCCCGTCCAGTGCCATCAGAAGCCTGGCGGTTTCTTCAAGCTCTTCGGCCGCACATACCGCGGAGAAAAGAGATCTTCCGCTGACAACCGGACCATGATTGGCCAGCAGGACGGCCGCATACCTGCCGCCAAGTTCGCGAATGAGTTCACCGCTCTGAGGATCGCCTGGCCGGATGTAGGGCACAAGTTTTACCGTGCCGACGCGCATTACGACATAAGGCGTCAGCGGCGGGATGCAGTCGTTCGGATCGATCTCCTCCAGGCAGGAGAGAGCCGTCGCCCAAGTGGAGTGCAGATGCACAACGGCGCCGGCCTCAGGCCTTGTGTCGTAGAACGCCTGGTGGAGAAAAACCTCCTTTGTCGGGCGGTCTCCGGACACATGCTCGCCGTCCATGCCCAGCTTTGAAATGCGGTCCGGATCGAGATCGCACAAACGCGCATTTGTCGGCGACATCAGGATACCGTCGGACAACCTGACGGAGATGTTCCCAGCCGTGCCGACTGAAAAGCCACGCTCAAAGAGCGAGGCCCCCAGTTTCGCCATCTCGTAGCGCGCCGTCCATTCTTCGGAGCTCACGCGCCACATTCCATGATCCTGAGAGCCTTTTCAAAGAAATCCGCAGAGCCGAAGTTTCCTGATTTGAGGGCGAGCGCGACCGGGTCGGCTTTACCGAGGGTCAGAACAGGAATACCTGGATCGATTTCCGCTCCTATCATCATTGGCGGATGTCCAAGTGTTACAGCAAGTGTCTGTGCGACTGCGCCAGACGTCTCGCCCCCGGCAACGACCAACCGCCTGTAACCGGCTTCGAGCAGCGCTTGCGCGGTGTCGGCGAAGAGGGTGTCAAGCGTATCTGAAACTGCCTCGCGGCCGAACTTTTCCTGAAATCCTTTAACGGCTTGCGGGCTTCCCGACGAATAGACAAGCGGTGCCGGATCGCATTGCGACGTTACAAAGTCGACAAGCGTTGCCGCGGTCACACGTCCCGACATCACGGCCTCGACCTCAATCGGGAAAGCGGGATGGTTCGCCTTGTGGTGCTCGATCTGTCCGAGCGTTGCGCCCGAGCAGGACCCGGCGAGAATGGCTCCGGGACCGGACACCGCCCGGTCTTCGACTTTGCGACCATTTGCCTGTCCGCTCGCAATAAAGTTGCGCGGGAGTCCCATGGCGATACCGGACCCGCCCGTGACGAGCGCGGCATCGGCGAGCGCAGCGCCAATGGCCAGAAGATCGCGGTCCTGCAGCGCATCAACGACAATAAAGTCTGCCGCCCCTGCTTGTTCGCTGAATGCCCGAGCGATTTCCGGAGTTCCTTGAGCAACTTGAGGGTAAGGAAGATGTCCGACGGCACCTTCAATCTGACCCGCAAGAACTCTTCGAATGTCCGCGTCCGTCATCGGCGTCAGCGGATGATTTTCCATTCCGCTTTCATTCAGCAACCTGTCGTGAACAAAAAGATGTCCCTGATAGACGCTCCGGCCGGCGGCGGGAAATGCGGGACAGATAACAACGTTCCTGGCGTTCAGTTTGCAAGCCAAAGCGCTGGCAACGGGACCGATGTTTCCCTGCCTTGTTGAATCGAATGTAGAACAGTATTTGAAAATGATCTGCCGGCATCCCTGATCCCTGAGCCAGGCAAGCGCCTTTAACGAATCTGCCACGGCGACCTCCACAGGCGCGGAACGGCTTTTCAAAGAGATCACGCCCGCATCGATATCTGCTGCTGCCTTGTTCTTTGGAATGCCCGGATACTGGGCTGTTCGGAGCCCGCCTTCCGGAGCGACGCCTTTCGCCAGCGTATTGGCAATGTCACTTGCGCCCGTGAAATCGTCCGCGATCACACCGATCAGCATGATCTAACTCCTTCCTACCGCTTTGATGCGCTGGCGCATTTCCGTTATGGCGGCGTCCGGACTTGTCAGAACCGGGATGGCTGTTTTGGTGCGCGCAAGCGGTGCGGCACTCGCCATGGAAAATTGCGCCAGCAGGATCACGTCGGCATTCTCGATCGTTGCTGCGGTTTCGGCCACGAGACGATCGTGGGTATCCTCGTCTCCATCCCGCTTGGCCTCCAGCGCAGCTGCCGTGAAATAGGAAACAAGCGTGGCCGACCGGCCCCTGGACGCGGATGCTTCCTGAAATTCCTGTTCCATTCCTCTTGCGGCGGGTTCGAACGTGTAAATCATCGCTACACGATCGCCATATTCAAAGGCGGCGTCGAACATGGCTTCGTTCGGTTTCATAACCGGAATGTCCGACTGGTTTGCGGCAGCCTCGATTGCACAGCCGAATGCGGAACAAGTGAACAAGACACCGTCCGACTTTGCGAGTTCGGCATAGTGGGCAAGGCCGAGAATGCGCTCAGAGAGTTCCTTTGTCAGATCCGTTGTGACCGCCCGATCGACAGACAAACCCTCTTCAAGGATCGAAATTGTCTCGGCTTCCGGCCAAAGCTCCTTCGCCGCCTTCTCGATTGGGTCAATTGCAACACGTGTCGCATGGATCAGGGCAAGGCGCGGGCGAGACAGCATGGATTGTGTTCCTGTCAAAAAGGTGGTGCCGCAGCGTTGCGGCACCACAAGGGCACGGACATCCTGGTCCGTGGGAGGAAGATTCAGGCTGCCTGTGCCCGGCTGCTCACGGTTTCGGCGACAAGACGTCCGAAAGAGTCCGTGTTGATTGTACCGCCCAGGTCTCGCGTGCGATTGGCCGGGTCATCGATCACCGCATCAACGGCATCGGCAATCGCCTGGCCGGCATGCATGAGTTTCGGCTCCCTGCGTTGCTCACCAAGCCACGTGAGCATCATCGCTGCCGACAGGATCAGGGAAGTCGGATTGGCAATGTTTTGTCCGGCAATGTCCGGAGCAGATCCGTGCTGGGCCTGTGCGCAGCACAAACCCGTCTCGGCATTGGCGTTGATGGAACCGGCAAGCCCAAGTGATCCCGATAATTCCGATGCCAGGTCAGACAGGATGTCGCCGTAAAAATTTGTAGCAACGACAACGTCATAGGTTTCGGGTTTGCGCACCAGCAAGGCGGCGAATGCGTCGACGATCAGTTCCTCTGTTTCCACTTCCGGGAAGTCTTTCGCGACATCGCGGAAGCACTCAAGGAAGAGGCCGTCGGTCATGAGAAAGGAATTCGCTTTGTGAATTGCGGCGACCTTTTTCCTGCGCTGCATGGCCAACTTGAAAGCCTCACGGCAAATACGCATGGATCCGTGCCGGGTGATTTTCCTGATCGAAAGCGCCATGTCCGGGTCAGGCATCATCTCGCCAACTCCCTTGAACATGTTGCGATCGGGATAGAAGCCTTCGGTTGCTTCACGCATGATGACAAGGTCCATATCTGGCGCCTTGTTGGGGATGAAGCTCCTGGAACGTGCCGGGCGCACATTTGCGTAAAGATCCAGCCCGATACGGAAGCCCGCCGAGACATTCCGTCCGCCTTCCGCAACGGGCGGGTAGTCCATATGCGACTGGGTACCGAGAATGACACCGTCGAATTCGGTACGGGCCCGGTCCAGGACCTCTTCGCGAAGCGTGATGCCGTGATTTCTCAGGCTGGTAAAGCCCGACTGCTCCTCCTTAAAGGTGATGCCGAGATCAAAACGGCGGTTCACGGCCTCAACGACCTCAAGCGTGGCTGCCATGATCTCAGGGCCAATCCCGTCACAGGGCAATGTCATGATTTTCATTTCTCAGTCCCTCAAAGACGCGCTCTCAAACACTCACTTAAATTGCTCTTTATCGATTTAATATGCATTTTTCAATATTGATTTTGCCTTTGAACGAGAAAAAATAAAATTCAGAAAGTCACAATGCTTAGCAGGTAACGCAATTAAGTCGCTGTTTTCAAATGGCTTTATAACATTCTTTGTTACGACATCAAAAATTGTATTTTTATTTGACAAGATGCAATCTGATAACGTATTGCATTATAGCATCTACAAATGCAAATCGATCAAAGGGAGGATGCCAGATGATCAAGCGAAGGACCTTTACCCTCTTGGCGGCCGCGGCCGCGGTAGCAACTTCGATATCAATCCCGGCGTCGGCGGAGGAATACCCGTCCGAACGCCTGACTTATACAATTGCGTTTGGGCCGGGCGGCGGGAATGATCGCATGTCCCGAACCGTCGTAGACATTCTGCGCAAATACGAGCTCTACCCCGGCAACATCGTGGTTGAGAATCGGGAAGGGGGAAGCGGCGCTGTAGGTTTCAGCTATGTTGCCGGCAAATCGGGTGACCCCTATCGGTTGACGTCAACCAGCGGCAACTTCATTGGTACGCCTCTGGTGGCCGACACGGACTGGACCTACGCGGATTTCACGCCGATTGGCCTTCTGGCGAGTGACGCGATGCTGCTCGTGGTCCGCGCCGACTCCGACTTTGGCGATGTTGATGCATTCGTGGACGCCGCAAAGGCGGGGCGCGTTACGATCGCCGGCAGTGGGTCAGCAGGTCCGGAACGTGTGACGGCCTCGCTGTTTGCGCAGTCCGCGGGTATCGAATTCGAATATGTACCGATCGGTTCCGGTGGCGAATTGGTGACGGCGTTGACGTCGGGCAGTGTCGATGCGGTCGTTGCAAATCCATCCGAAGCTGCCGGTCAGCTTGACGCAGGCACACTGAAAGCACTCGCATTTTCCGATTCAGCGCGAAGCACCAACAATCCGGATGTCCCGACGTTCATGGAGCTTGGCTATGACTTCAGCTTCTCTCTCCCGCGTGGTGTCGTGATGCCGAACGGTCTCGATGCTGCCGCGCAGGAGTGGTGGATTTCCACGCTCAAGGAAGTGATTGAGACGCCGGAGTGGCAGGAATACCTGGCCAAAAACGGCATGTCGGGCAACCCGATCTGGGGCGAAGACTTCGCGACTTACCTTGCTGCAACGAGTGCGCAGTACCGCGACACGCTGGTGAAGATCGGCGCAATCCAGGAATAACCCGGACAATCTCTTCGCGGGCGCACGATAGGTGGTGCGCCCGCGGTGCATTTTACAAACAAAATCAGAGAGAAATCCGCTTGAAAGCCGGAAAGGGAGGCCGATGAAAAAGTGGTTCGCCGCAGGGCTGCTCATATTGTCTGTGGCTTATACAGCCCATGGGTTGAGCACACTGACGCTCGTCACCTCTTCGGGACGGCCTGCAGCCGGTTTCTTCCCTCTTTTGATCGGCTTGCTGATGATGATTTCGTGTGCGGTCAATCTGTTGGGGGATTGGCGCGAAGAGAGCGCGCAGCGAAGATCCGGGATCGTGCCGCGGCACCAGGCCGATCCTGAAGCAGAGGCAAAGGCGGATGCCCTCGGCGTTGATGCGCATGGCATCGACGGCGGGCAGGATTACGGTCGCGACGTGTTGATCGTCTTTCTCTACATCTGCGGCTTTGTCGCGATCATGAAGCCCATTGGCGCATTCCTCGCCATGGTTCTGTTCATGCTGGCCTTCCTCTTCACGTTCAACCGGGCTCACGTTTTGAGCAACCTGATCTACAGCGTCGCCCTCCCCGGGTTCTTGTACGGGCTGTTCAAGGTTCTGCTGAACGCGTCCCTTCCAATCAGTCCGTTTGGTTTTTAACGCCCGCCACTATCTGAAAAAGGATAACGCAAATGCTAGCTGACATTGCGTCGAACCTGTCTCTTGGCCTGAGCGTGGCAGCGTCTCCGGAGGGATTTTTGTTTCTCGTGATCGGCGCTTTTCTTGGCATGATCGTGGGGCTCTTCCCGGGGTTCGGACCTGCTGCAGGGATCGCGGTACTGATCCCGATGACTTTTGGTCTGCAGCCAACCATCGCCATCATCATGCTCGCCGGGATTTACTACGGCTCGATGTATGGCGGCACGATCACCTCCATCCTGATCAACACGCCAGGAGAATCCGCAACCGTTGCCTCGACGATTGATGGCTACCCACTCGCCCAAAAGGGACGCGCTGGTCCCGCCCTCGTCATGCAGGCGATCGCTTCCTTCTTCGGTGGCACTGTAGGCGTCGTGCTGATCACGGCGCTTGCACCGTCACTGGCGAATTTTGCTGCTTCCTTCGGTCCATCCGAATACTTCCTGATCATCGCGGTCGGCCTCTTGATGCTGACAACGATGATGGGCGACAACAAGTTCAAGGGGTTCATTTCTGCCCTGATCGGTTTTGCGATCGGCACAGTTGGAGTCGACGTGATGAGCGGTCAGCAACGTTTCACGTTCGGCTCGCCCGAGCTGATAGGCGGTGTCTATTTTGTGGCTGTTGCGATCGGTCTCTTCGGCATCGGGGAATTGCTGCACTGTGTCTACAACGGACAGCATCGCCAGCCCACAAAGCGCCTACGGATCAGTTTCCGCGACAAGGAATTCTGGCCGTCAAAAGAGGACTATTACGAGTCGCGCTGGACCTTCTGGAGAGGGTCCGGGATCGGTTTCCTTGCCGGTGTTTTGCCCGGATCGGGCGCTACACTGGGCTCGATAATCGGCTATTCGGT encodes:
- the otnC gene encoding 3-oxo-tetronate 4-phosphate decarboxylase, with the translated sequence MSSEEWTARYEMAKLGASLFERGFSVGTAGNISVRLSDGILMSPTNARLCDLDPDRISKLGMDGEHVSGDRPTKEVFLHQAFYDTRPEAGAVVHLHSTWATALSCLEEIDPNDCIPPLTPYVVMRVGTVKLVPYIRPGDPQSGELIRELGGRYAAVLLANHGPVVSGRSLFSAVCAAEELEETARLLMALDGRKVRYLTGHQVADLKQTFGTI
- the otnK gene encoding 3-oxo-tetronate kinase; this translates as MLIGVIADDFTGASDIANTLAKGVAPEGGLRTAQYPGIPKNKAAADIDAGVISLKSRSAPVEVAVADSLKALAWLRDQGCRQIIFKYCSTFDSTRQGNIGPVASALACKLNARNVVICPAFPAAGRSVYQGHLFVHDRLLNESGMENHPLTPMTDADIRRVLAGQIEGAVGHLPYPQVAQGTPEIARAFSEQAGAADFIVVDALQDRDLLAIGAALADAALVTGGSGIAMGLPRNFIASGQANGRKVEDRAVSGPGAILAGSCSGATLGQIEHHKANHPAFPIEVEAVMSGRVTAATLVDFVTSQCDPAPLVYSSGSPQAVKGFQEKFGREAVSDTLDTLFADTAQALLEAGYRRLVVAGGETSGAVAQTLAVTLGHPPMMIGAEIDPGIPVLTLGKADPVALALKSGNFGSADFFEKALRIMECGA
- a CDS encoding aspartate/glutamate racemase family protein, whose translation is MLSRPRLALIHATRVAIDPIEKAAKELWPEAETISILEEGLSVDRAVTTDLTKELSERILGLAHYAELAKSDGVLFTCSAFGCAIEAAANQSDIPVMKPNEAMFDAAFEYGDRVAMIYTFEPAARGMEQEFQEASASRGRSATLVSYFTAAALEAKRDGDEDTHDRLVAETAATIENADVILLAQFSMASAAPLARTKTAIPVLTSPDAAITEMRQRIKAVGRS
- a CDS encoding isocitrate/isopropylmalate dehydrogenase family protein, translating into MKIMTLPCDGIGPEIMAATLEVVEAVNRRFDLGITFKEEQSGFTSLRNHGITLREEVLDRARTEFDGVILGTQSHMDYPPVAEGGRNVSAGFRIGLDLYANVRPARSRSFIPNKAPDMDLVIMREATEGFYPDRNMFKGVGEMMPDPDMALSIRKITRHGSMRICREAFKLAMQRRKKVAAIHKANSFLMTDGLFLECFRDVAKDFPEVETEELIVDAFAALLVRKPETYDVVVATNFYGDILSDLASELSGSLGLAGSINANAETGLCCAQAQHGSAPDIAGQNIANPTSLILSAAMMLTWLGEQRREPKLMHAGQAIADAVDAVIDDPANRTRDLGGTINTDSFGRLVAETVSSRAQAA
- a CDS encoding tripartite tricarboxylate transporter substrate binding protein, producing MSRTVVDILRKYELYPGNIVVENREGGSGAVGFSYVAGKSGDPYRLTSTSGNFIGTPLVADTDWTYADFTPIGLLASDAMLLVVRADSDFGDVDAFVDAAKAGRVTIAGSGSAGPERVTASLFAQSAGIEFEYVPIGSGGELVTALTSGSVDAVVANPSEAAGQLDAGTLKALAFSDSARSTNNPDVPTFMELGYDFSFSLPRGVVMPNGLDAAAQEWWISTLKEVIETPEWQEYLAKNGMSGNPIWGEDFATYLAATSAQYRDTLVKIGAIQE
- a CDS encoding tripartite tricarboxylate transporter TctB family protein, giving the protein MKKWFAAGLLILSVAYTAHGLSTLTLVTSSGRPAAGFFPLLIGLLMMISCAVNLLGDWREESAQRRSGIVPRHQADPEAEAKADALGVDAHGIDGGQDYGRDVLIVFLYICGFVAIMKPIGAFLAMVLFMLAFLFTFNRAHVLSNLIYSVALPGFLYGLFKVLLNASLPISPFGF
- a CDS encoding tripartite tricarboxylate transporter permease; the protein is MLADIASNLSLGLSVAASPEGFLFLVIGAFLGMIVGLFPGFGPAAGIAVLIPMTFGLQPTIAIIMLAGIYYGSMYGGTITSILINTPGESATVASTIDGYPLAQKGRAGPALVMQAIASFFGGTVGVVLITALAPSLANFAASFGPSEYFLIIAVGLLMLTTMMGDNKFKGFISALIGFAIGTVGVDVMSGQQRFTFGSPELIGGVYFVAVAIGLFGIGELLHCVYNGQHRQPTKRLRISFRDKEFWPSKEDYYESRWTFWRGSGIGFLAGVLPGSGATLGSIIGYSVEKKVAKDPEKFGKGEMRGLVAPEAANNAASAGAMVPLLSLGIPGSGATAVLLGAFLMWGLQPGPLLIVNDPEFVWGLIASMYLGNMILIAMSIFAIPLFVKFLDVPYVNVVPVIVLLCIIGAFAINASIIETWILVVSGLIGFAMKRYGYSPAATVLALVLGSMAEETFLQSYIISQGTMNLFWERPVSLVLFIVLLAIVVLPIVLALLVRSKSAREGLSNKV